A genome region from Streptomyces sp. S4.7 includes the following:
- a CDS encoding MDR family MFS transporter, with amino-acid sequence MSLDAVGSEQRNKAEPQPRSVRVVLLALMIAMLLAMLDNMIVGTAMPTIVGELGGLEHLSWVVTAYTLATAASTPIWGKVGDMYGRKKIFLLSIVIFLIGSALSGMAQDMGQLIGFRAVQGLGAGGLMVGVMAIIGDLIPPRERGKYQGMMAGVMALAMIGGPLVGGTITDHLGWRWSFYINLPLGAVALAMIVTVLHLPAVERTKNKVDYLGAALLTVGITSIVLVTTWGGTEYAWSSAVIMELIAIGVVTLVSFVYVQTRAPEPILPLHIFRNRNFTLMQVIGFLTGFVMFGAVLFLPLYQQSVQGASATNSGLLLLPLLLSMMVVSLFAGRVTTNTGRYKIFPIVGSALMVTGLFLLAQMDTETSRLTSGLYMAVLGAGMGFLMQITMLVAQNSAEPKDMGVASSSTTLFRTLGSSFGVAIMGALFTGKVEDEMAARGGDAVTQQSAQLDAASLAKLPDAAREAYQIAVSSGTHVAFLLAGSVAVIGFVAAFFVKEVPLRGAGPEKSGPADKGGAPSVGKKVALSSR; translated from the coding sequence ATGTCGCTCGACGCGGTGGGGTCGGAACAGAGGAATAAGGCGGAGCCACAACCGCGCAGCGTGCGGGTGGTACTGCTCGCGCTCATGATCGCGATGCTGCTCGCCATGCTGGACAACATGATCGTCGGCACCGCGATGCCGACCATCGTCGGCGAGCTGGGCGGGCTGGAGCACCTGTCCTGGGTGGTCACCGCGTACACCCTCGCCACCGCCGCGTCGACCCCGATCTGGGGGAAGGTCGGCGACATGTACGGGCGCAAGAAGATCTTCCTGCTCTCCATCGTCATTTTCCTGATCGGCTCCGCGCTCAGTGGCATGGCCCAGGACATGGGGCAGCTCATCGGCTTCCGCGCCGTGCAGGGGCTGGGCGCCGGCGGACTCATGGTCGGCGTCATGGCGATCATCGGGGACCTCATTCCGCCGCGCGAGCGCGGCAAGTACCAGGGCATGATGGCCGGCGTGATGGCCCTGGCCATGATCGGCGGACCGCTGGTCGGCGGCACCATCACCGACCACCTCGGCTGGCGCTGGAGCTTCTACATCAACCTGCCGCTCGGTGCCGTCGCCCTCGCGATGATCGTGACCGTGCTGCATCTGCCCGCCGTGGAGCGGACCAAGAACAAGGTCGACTATCTCGGCGCCGCCCTGCTGACCGTTGGCATTACCTCGATCGTGCTGGTCACCACCTGGGGCGGTACGGAGTACGCCTGGAGCTCCGCGGTGATCATGGAGCTGATCGCGATCGGCGTCGTCACCCTCGTCTCGTTCGTGTACGTACAGACCAGGGCGCCCGAGCCGATCCTGCCGTTGCACATCTTCCGCAACCGCAACTTCACGCTCATGCAGGTCATCGGCTTCCTGACCGGGTTCGTCATGTTCGGGGCCGTCCTGTTCCTGCCGCTCTACCAGCAGTCCGTCCAGGGCGCCTCGGCGACCAACTCGGGTCTGCTGCTCCTGCCGCTGCTGCTGTCGATGATGGTCGTCTCGCTGTTCGCGGGCCGGGTCACCACCAACACGGGCAGGTACAAGATCTTCCCGATCGTGGGCAGCGCACTGATGGTCACCGGGCTCTTCCTGCTCGCGCAGATGGACACCGAGACCTCCCGGCTCACCTCCGGCCTCTACATGGCCGTCCTCGGTGCCGGGATGGGCTTTTTGATGCAGATCACCATGCTGGTGGCGCAGAACAGCGCCGAGCCGAAGGACATGGGCGTCGCCTCGTCGTCGACCACCCTCTTCCGTACGCTCGGCAGCTCCTTCGGCGTCGCCATCATGGGCGCGCTGTTCACCGGCAAGGTGGAGGACGAGATGGCGGCGCGCGGTGGTGACGCGGTGACGCAGCAGTCCGCGCAGCTCGACGCGGCGAGCCTGGCCAAGCTGCCGGACGCGGCGCGTGAGGCGTACCAGATCGCCGTGTCCTCCGGGACACACGTGGCCTTCCTGCTGGCCGGTTCCGTCGCGGTGATCGGCTTCGTCGCGGCGTTCTTCGTCAAGGAGGTCCCGCTGCGGGGCGCCGGCCCCGAGAAGTCCGGGCCGGCGGACAAGGGCGGTGCTCCGTCCGTGGGGAAGAAGGTCGCCCTGTCCTCTAGATGA
- a CDS encoding M23 family metallopeptidase, whose product MSQRTTPRQSTLRTRAAILAAGLGVTTALGAGVAFAANSSGDAGAPAAVAAEKAAHSEKATAAKAADKAKDKAKKAKNPTWAKPVSKYTLSATYGRGGGMWASKHSGQDFAVSVGTNVKAVHTGTVVKAGPNGAGDGPAYGNAIVIKHGTGSSAKYSQYAHLSKVKVHAGQKVDKGQSIALSGNTGNSSGPHLHFEIRTTPNYGSAINPVSFLRSADVIL is encoded by the coding sequence ATGTCGCAGCGCACCACGCCCCGCCAGTCCACGCTCCGTACCCGTGCCGCCATCCTGGCCGCCGGACTCGGAGTGACGACGGCGCTCGGAGCGGGGGTCGCGTTCGCCGCGAACAGCAGCGGCGACGCCGGCGCCCCCGCCGCCGTGGCCGCCGAGAAGGCCGCCCACTCGGAGAAGGCGACCGCGGCCAAGGCCGCCGACAAGGCCAAGGACAAGGCCAAGAAGGCCAAGAACCCCACCTGGGCCAAGCCGGTCTCCAAGTACACCCTCAGCGCCACGTACGGCCGCGGTGGCGGTATGTGGGCCAGCAAGCACTCCGGCCAGGACTTCGCCGTCTCCGTCGGCACGAACGTGAAGGCCGTCCACACGGGCACCGTCGTGAAGGCCGGACCCAACGGTGCCGGTGACGGCCCCGCGTACGGCAACGCGATAGTCATCAAGCACGGCACCGGGTCGAGTGCGAAGTACTCGCAGTACGCGCACCTGTCCAAGGTGAAGGTGCATGCCGGCCAGAAGGTCGACAAGGGCCAGAGCATCGCGCTCTCCGGCAACACCGGCAATTCCAGCGGCCCGCACCTGCACTTCGAGATCCGTACGACCCCCAACTACGGCAGCGCGATCAACCCGGTGTCGTTCCTGCGCTCGGCCGACGTCATTCTGTGA
- a CDS encoding TetR/AcrR family transcriptional regulator yields the protein MSSTAQPRRGNTRQRIQDVALELFAEQGYEKTSLREIAEQLDVTKAALYYHFKTKEDILVSLFQDLARPIDELIAWGETQPPTLEAKKELLRRYSDALTAAAPLFRFMQENQATMRDLSVGETFKSRMMRLLELLKQPEGTMTDRVRCFTAIFAMHAGIFALRDVEGDLEEKQEAILEVATDLMVQAQGVTE from the coding sequence ATGAGCAGCACGGCGCAGCCACGTCGGGGCAACACCCGTCAGCGCATCCAGGACGTCGCGCTGGAACTCTTCGCCGAGCAGGGCTACGAGAAGACCTCGCTGCGCGAGATCGCCGAGCAACTGGACGTCACCAAGGCGGCGCTCTACTACCACTTCAAGACCAAGGAAGACATCCTGGTCAGCCTCTTCCAGGACCTGGCCCGGCCGATCGACGAGCTGATCGCGTGGGGCGAGACGCAGCCGCCGACCCTGGAGGCGAAGAAGGAGCTCCTGCGCCGCTACAGCGACGCGCTCACCGCCGCGGCGCCCCTGTTCCGCTTCATGCAGGAGAACCAGGCGACGATGCGCGACCTGAGCGTCGGTGAGACCTTCAAGAGCCGCATGATGCGCCTACTGGAGCTGCTCAAGCAGCCCGAGGGGACGATGACCGACCGGGTGCGCTGCTTCACCGCGATCTTCGCCATGCACGCCGGCATTTTCGCGCTCAGGGACGTCGAAGGCGACCTCGAGGAGAAGCAGGAAGCCATCCTCGAGGTCGCCACCGATCTGATGGTGCAGGCTCAGGGCGTCACAGAATGA